From the Maioricimonas rarisocia genome, one window contains:
- the gap gene encoding type I glyceraldehyde-3-phosphate dehydrogenase, giving the protein MAVAVGINGFGRIGRITFRAMMARGDEFDILAINDLGDPKALAMLLKYDSVQGRFPGTVEADGDSLVVNGKKVKVVAERDPRNLPWKSMGVDIALESTGIFTKRAAGDKPGYDSHVEAGARKVVISAPAKDEPDLTCVLGVNDNQLTPEHKFVSNASCTTNCLAPMAMVLDQEFGLEKGLMTTVHAYTNDQRVSDQIHSDPHRARAAALNIIPTSTGAAKAVGKVLPNLNGKLTGISLRVPVPAGSVTDLVATLGKDVTAEDVNAALKAASEGPLKGVLEYVTDPIVSSDIVGNPHSSIFDSSWTQVIGGNLVKVLSWYDNEYGYSNRTADLISRLASM; this is encoded by the coding sequence GTGGCAGTTGCCGTCGGTATCAACGGTTTTGGTCGCATCGGCCGTATCACCTTTCGCGCGATGATGGCTCGCGGCGACGAGTTCGATATCCTGGCCATCAACGACCTGGGCGATCCCAAGGCGCTCGCCATGCTCCTGAAGTACGACAGTGTGCAGGGACGCTTCCCCGGCACCGTCGAAGCGGACGGCGACTCGCTGGTCGTGAACGGCAAGAAGGTCAAGGTGGTTGCCGAGCGCGATCCCCGCAACCTGCCCTGGAAGTCGATGGGCGTCGATATCGCCCTCGAGTCGACCGGTATCTTCACGAAGCGGGCCGCTGGCGATAAGCCGGGCTACGACAGCCACGTCGAAGCAGGTGCCCGCAAGGTCGTCATCTCGGCTCCCGCCAAGGACGAGCCGGATCTGACCTGCGTGCTGGGTGTGAACGACAACCAGCTCACCCCCGAGCACAAGTTCGTCTCGAACGCCAGCTGCACCACGAACTGCCTGGCTCCGATGGCGATGGTGCTGGATCAGGAGTTCGGCCTCGAGAAGGGGCTGATGACTACCGTTCACGCGTACACCAACGATCAGCGCGTTTCGGATCAGATCCACTCCGACCCGCATCGTGCCCGTGCCGCGGCTCTGAACATCATCCCGACCTCTACCGGTGCCGCCAAGGCGGTCGGCAAGGTGCTACCGAACCTGAACGGCAAGCTGACCGGCATCAGCCTCCGCGTTCCGGTTCCGGCCGGTAGCGTGACCGACCTGGTCGCCACGCTGGGCAAGGACGTCACCGCCGAGGACGTGAACGCCGCCCTCAAGGCTGCTTCCGAAGGTCCGCTGAAGGGGGTTCTCGAGTACGTGACCGATCCGATCGTCTCGAGCGACATCGTCGGCAACCCGCACAGCAGCATCTTCGATTCGAGCTGGACGCAGGTGATCGGCGGCAACCTGGTCAAGGTGCTCAGCTGGTACGACAACGAGTACGGTTACTCGAACCGGACCGCGGATCTGATTTCGCGTCTGGCCTCGATGTAA
- a CDS encoding FHA domain-containing protein has protein sequence MIAKLIPLDGSPPISITREVTVVGRKRGLCDVILDHTSVSKLHCAIAKTDGLLFIRDLGSTNGTRVNGQRVTRGALLPGDELAFARVKYRVHLGPGEPEAGPDDRTEMLQSQADEEPVEEEEFLKFDSYGDEEGSERLHPNDSQFDFAK, from the coding sequence ATGATTGCAAAACTGATCCCGCTTGATGGATCGCCGCCGATCTCAATTACCAGGGAAGTGACAGTCGTCGGCCGCAAGCGCGGCCTCTGCGACGTGATTCTCGATCACACCAGCGTTTCCAAGCTGCACTGTGCGATCGCAAAGACGGATGGACTGCTCTTCATCCGCGATCTCGGTAGCACAAACGGCACGCGCGTCAACGGGCAGCGTGTCACGCGGGGAGCGCTCCTGCCAGGTGATGAACTGGCATTTGCACGAGTGAAGTACCGGGTGCATCTGGGGCCGGGCGAACCGGAAGCCGGTCCGGACGACCGCACCGAAATGCTTCAGTCGCAGGCCGACGAGGAACCGGTCGAGGAAGAGGAATTCCTCAAGTTCGACTCGTACGGTGATGAAGAAGGCTCTGAACGACTGCACCCGAACGATTCGCAGTTCGACTTCGCCAAGTAA
- the dapA gene encoding 4-hydroxy-tetrahydrodipicolinate synthase, producing MSRKGEMFAGLTVALVTPFRDGQIDESALRGLVDHHVEVGTNCVSPCGTTGESPTLSHEEHERVIAIVCEQAKGRIKVMAGTGSNSTAEAVRLTKKAADAGADGALLVAPYYNKPMQEGFYRHYATIAESVDIPLVVYNIPGRTAKNIEPDTICRLAEIPSIVAVKESTGSMDQASQILSGSNLTVLSGDDSLTLPLLAMGGSGVVSVAGNIVPKDILGMLEAWNKGDIAAAQKSHHKLFPLCRDMLSLATNPIPLKAAMQLLGRDTGEVRLPLTPLEDGQIANLRKTLSDYGLL from the coding sequence ATGTCCCGCAAGGGAGAAATGTTTGCCGGTCTGACGGTGGCACTCGTCACACCGTTTCGTGACGGACAGATCGACGAATCGGCCCTGCGCGGACTGGTCGATCACCACGTCGAAGTCGGAACGAACTGTGTCAGTCCGTGTGGCACCACGGGGGAGAGCCCCACGCTCAGCCACGAAGAGCACGAACGGGTCATCGCCATCGTCTGCGAGCAGGCCAAAGGCCGCATCAAGGTGATGGCCGGGACCGGCTCGAACAGCACGGCCGAAGCCGTCCGTCTGACGAAGAAGGCGGCCGACGCCGGTGCCGATGGGGCGCTGCTCGTGGCTCCGTACTACAACAAGCCGATGCAGGAAGGGTTCTACCGGCACTACGCGACGATTGCCGAGTCGGTGGATATTCCGCTGGTCGTCTACAACATCCCGGGACGAACCGCGAAGAACATCGAGCCCGACACGATCTGCCGGCTCGCTGAGATCCCCAGCATCGTTGCGGTCAAAGAGTCCACCGGCTCAATGGACCAGGCGTCGCAGATTCTTTCGGGCAGCAATCTGACGGTGCTGTCCGGGGACGACAGCCTGACCCTGCCGCTGCTGGCGATGGGAGGCAGCGGTGTCGTCTCGGTCGCAGGCAACATCGTGCCGAAGGACATCCTCGGCATGCTGGAAGCCTGGAACAAAGGGGACATTGCCGCAGCCCAGAAGTCGCACCACAAGCTGTTTCCGCTCTGCCGGGACATGCTGTCGCTGGCGACGAACCCGATCCCGCTGAAGGCCGCCATGCAGCTGCTGGGACGCGATACGGGCGAAGTGCGGCTGCCGTTGACGCCGCTGGAAGATGGGCAGATAGCAAATCTGCGTAAAACCCTGTCCGATTACGGTTTGCTGTGA
- a CDS encoding NAD(P)-dependent oxidoreductase, with amino-acid sequence MAVPTIAPGQTKIGWVGTGVMGASMCGHLIDKGFSATVYTRSREKAQPLLDKGATWADSPKAVAEQSDVIFAIVGFPADVREVFLGDDGALAGSKEGNVLIDMTTSEPSLAVEIAEVAKAKGVYSVDAPVSGGDVGAKNAALSIMIGGEKEVVDALQPCWEAMGKTIVHQGPAGAGQHTKMVNQTLIATMMIGVCEALLYGYKAGLDLPTVLKSVGSGAAGSWSLSNLGPRMMDNNFDPGFFVEHFIKDMGIALAEAKQMGLSLPGLALAEQLYLSVQAKGWGRNGTHALMLALAEMSGVDWMDRK; translated from the coding sequence ATGGCAGTTCCGACGATTGCTCCGGGACAGACGAAAATCGGTTGGGTGGGGACCGGAGTGATGGGGGCCAGCATGTGCGGCCATCTCATCGACAAGGGGTTCTCCGCGACCGTTTACACCCGCAGCCGCGAGAAGGCACAGCCGCTCCTCGACAAGGGGGCCACGTGGGCCGATTCGCCGAAGGCCGTCGCCGAGCAGTCGGATGTGATTTTCGCCATCGTCGGGTTTCCGGCCGATGTCCGCGAAGTCTTCCTCGGTGACGACGGGGCGCTGGCGGGATCGAAGGAAGGCAACGTCCTGATCGACATGACGACCAGCGAACCGTCGCTGGCCGTCGAGATCGCCGAGGTTGCGAAGGCCAAGGGTGTCTACAGTGTCGATGCCCCGGTTTCCGGCGGCGACGTCGGTGCGAAGAATGCCGCACTGTCGATCATGATCGGCGGCGAGAAGGAAGTCGTCGACGCGCTGCAGCCCTGCTGGGAAGCGATGGGCAAGACGATCGTGCACCAGGGCCCGGCCGGTGCCGGTCAGCACACCAAGATGGTCAACCAGACGCTCATCGCGACGATGATGATCGGCGTCTGCGAAGCGCTGCTGTACGGATACAAGGCGGGACTCGACCTGCCGACGGTCCTGAAGTCGGTCGGATCGGGAGCGGCCGGCAGCTGGTCGCTGTCGAACCTCGGCCCCCGCATGATGGATAACAACTTCGATCCCGGCTTCTTTGTCGAGCACTTCATCAAGGACATGGGCATCGCCCTGGCCGAAGCAAAGCAGATGGGGCTGTCGCTGCCCGGACTGGCTCTCGCCGAGCAACTGTATCTCTCGGTGCAGGCCAAAGGCTGGGGCCGCAACGGCACGCACGCTCTGATGCTCGCACTTGCCGAGATGTCCGGCGTCGACTGGATGGATCGCAAGTAA
- the rpe gene encoding ribulose-phosphate 3-epimerase — protein MKRETGLANVMRHAPLVAPSMLKCDFGNLHREVELLEAAGAQMLHLDVMDGHFVPNLSYGPMVIERLRSLTDLTFDAHLMISQPARYLDEYIEAGCDWITIHAEAEDDPLPLLQRIRDAGRLAGLAFNPGTPVADIEQALPACDLVLVMSVEPGFGGQAFNPIALEKVRQVRQLAGAEQIISIDGGIGPSTIADSATAGANVFVVGSAIFDEPDYGAAISDLSARAQGTVV, from the coding sequence ATGAAACGAGAAACCGGCCTGGCCAACGTGATGCGTCACGCACCACTCGTGGCGCCATCGATGCTGAAGTGTGACTTTGGCAATCTGCACCGCGAGGTGGAGTTGCTCGAAGCCGCCGGTGCGCAGATGTTGCACCTCGACGTGATGGACGGCCATTTCGTGCCGAATCTCTCGTACGGGCCGATGGTGATCGAGCGGCTGCGGTCTCTGACCGACCTGACGTTTGACGCCCACCTGATGATTTCGCAACCGGCCCGGTATCTCGATGAGTACATCGAAGCGGGCTGCGACTGGATTACGATTCATGCCGAGGCAGAGGACGATCCCCTGCCTCTGCTTCAGCGTATACGTGACGCAGGCCGGCTCGCCGGCCTGGCGTTCAACCCGGGCACGCCTGTGGCGGATATCGAACAGGCGTTGCCGGCGTGTGATCTTGTGCTCGTGATGAGCGTCGAGCCCGGATTTGGCGGGCAGGCGTTCAACCCGATCGCCCTCGAGAAGGTTCGCCAGGTGCGGCAACTGGCCGGCGCCGAGCAGATCATCTCGATTGACGGGGGCATCGGTCCGTCGACGATTGCCGACTCGGCAACGGCCGGCGCGAATGTTTTCGTTGTCGGCAGCGCCATTTTCGACGAGCCCGATTACGGGGCGGCGATCTCGGACCTGTCGGCGCGTGCACAAGGCACGGTCGTCTAA
- the malQ gene encoding 4-alpha-glucanotransferase has translation MDHFPTLQHLARLHGIQPVFFEISGERRLADSDSLIRLLQAWGVPIERPADAPSLLRERRQQLWRRILEPVCVAWDGQGTVPIRLPEAIANGPFRAHLRHENGDEHAWEGDLQDLPTTRRKTIDGEACVVRQLPVRDVPNGYHTLKVELPAGATASTRIIASPRIAWRPEGNATQSWGVFAPLYAIHRQRSWGAGDFSDLEAMMGWVAQQGGQFVATLPLLAWLSEVSDDPSPYSPASRLFWNEFYLDLTQIPEFPSSTTVQSQVASPAFQRRLAELRQTDLVQYTEQMDLKRSVLRQLATEFFEQPADRQQELEEFRRSHPEVDRYAVFRAVGDRQGEVWTQWPQRQRNGTVDESDYDQADYRYHLYTQWQVERQLQSLRTRADSLGTLWYLDFPMGVNRAGYDVWRWRDVFALGASGGAPPDVFFTKGQNWGFPPLHPERLREQGYDYLIRSLRRHLQCARLLRVDHVMGLHRMFWIPAGTGAAGGGYVRYHSEEMFAIVILESRRARAQIVGENLGTVPDAVNRALEQHRIKDMYVLQFSGSADADPPLHPPSDRSVASLNTHDTPTFAAFWNGHDIDDRSELGLLDDGQAQHEHEERARLREALVAFLQRENRLPKGEHEPRDVLKGLLTWLADGPAPVVLVTLEDLWGETQPQNTPGTFEERPNWRRKARHSMEEFSQLPAVQELLAAVADCRR, from the coding sequence GTGGACCACTTTCCGACGCTGCAACACCTGGCGCGGCTGCATGGCATCCAACCGGTGTTCTTCGAGATTTCGGGAGAGCGGAGGCTGGCCGACAGCGACTCGCTGATCCGGCTGCTGCAAGCCTGGGGAGTTCCCATCGAACGTCCCGCCGACGCCCCGTCCCTGCTCCGGGAACGCAGGCAGCAACTGTGGCGACGGATTCTCGAACCGGTCTGCGTCGCATGGGACGGCCAGGGGACGGTGCCGATCCGCCTGCCCGAAGCGATTGCCAACGGCCCCTTCCGCGCCCACCTGCGGCATGAGAACGGGGACGAGCACGCCTGGGAAGGAGACCTCCAGGACCTTCCCACAACCCGCCGCAAGACGATCGACGGCGAAGCCTGTGTCGTCCGGCAGCTACCCGTCCGTGACGTCCCCAACGGCTATCACACCCTCAAAGTCGAACTGCCCGCCGGGGCGACCGCCTCGACCCGCATCATCGCTTCACCGCGCATCGCCTGGCGTCCCGAAGGAAATGCCACGCAGTCGTGGGGAGTCTTCGCACCGCTGTACGCCATCCATCGGCAGCGAAGCTGGGGAGCGGGAGACTTCTCGGACCTCGAAGCGATGATGGGCTGGGTCGCTCAGCAGGGAGGGCAGTTCGTCGCCACCCTCCCCCTGCTGGCCTGGCTGTCCGAAGTCAGTGACGACCCCAGTCCCTACTCCCCGGCCAGCCGCCTGTTCTGGAACGAGTTCTACCTCGATTTGACGCAGATTCCGGAGTTCCCTTCCTCCACCACTGTCCAGTCACAGGTCGCTTCCCCCGCATTCCAGCGCCGCCTCGCCGAACTGCGTCAGACCGACCTGGTCCAGTACACCGAGCAGATGGACCTCAAGCGCAGCGTACTGCGGCAGCTCGCCACTGAGTTTTTCGAGCAACCTGCGGACCGGCAGCAGGAGCTGGAGGAATTCCGCCGCAGCCACCCCGAGGTCGACCGGTACGCGGTCTTTCGCGCCGTCGGCGACCGGCAGGGAGAAGTCTGGACGCAATGGCCGCAGCGCCAGCGGAACGGAACCGTCGACGAGTCGGACTACGACCAGGCCGACTACCGCTATCACCTCTACACGCAGTGGCAGGTCGAACGGCAACTGCAGTCGCTGCGGACACGTGCCGACTCCCTCGGAACCCTGTGGTACCTCGACTTTCCCATGGGAGTGAACCGGGCCGGCTACGACGTCTGGCGGTGGCGCGACGTGTTTGCCCTGGGAGCCTCGGGCGGAGCACCACCGGACGTCTTCTTCACAAAGGGACAAAACTGGGGATTTCCCCCGCTGCATCCCGAACGACTCCGCGAACAGGGCTACGACTATCTCATCCGTTCGCTGCGGCGTCACCTGCAGTGCGCCCGGCTGCTGCGCGTCGATCACGTCATGGGACTGCACCGCATGTTCTGGATCCCCGCCGGGACGGGTGCAGCTGGTGGCGGCTATGTTCGCTATCACTCCGAGGAGATGTTCGCGATCGTCATCCTCGAGTCACGCCGGGCCCGGGCCCAGATCGTGGGCGAGAACCTCGGAACCGTTCCCGATGCCGTCAACCGCGCGCTCGAGCAGCATCGCATCAAGGATATGTACGTCCTGCAGTTCTCGGGAAGCGCCGACGCGGACCCGCCGCTGCACCCGCCGTCGGACCGCTCGGTCGCCAGCCTCAACACGCACGACACGCCGACGTTCGCGGCATTCTGGAACGGCCACGATATTGATGATCGCTCGGAACTGGGACTGCTCGACGACGGCCAGGCGCAGCACGAACACGAAGAACGCGCGAGGCTGCGCGAGGCGCTGGTCGCGTTTCTGCAGCGTGAGAACCGGTTGCCGAAAGGGGAGCACGAACCGCGCGACGTGCTGAAAGGACTGCTCACCTGGCTGGCCGATGGGCCGGCCCCGGTTGTGCTCGTGACTCTCGAGGATCTGTGGGGAGAGACGCAGCCGCAGAACACCCCCGGCACCTTCGAGGAACGCCCGAACTGGCGACGGAAAGCCCGTCACTCGATGGAAGAGTTCTCGCAGTTGCCGGCCGTCCAGGAACTGCTCGCAGCCGTGGCCGATTGCCGGCGCTGA
- a CDS encoding SDR family oxidoreductase, with product MRRLIIGCGYLGERVARRWLEAGETVYAVTRSTQRAAEFEQAGMIPVVADVMQPAALDALPDCECVLHAVGFDRSSSYDKRALYVEGLKNVLQRLPDSVARLFFISSTSVYGQQDGEWVDETSACEPTSEGGQICLEAETLIRKRFAGNDRCRAVILRPSGLYGPGRLLARTEQLRSGVPLRGNPEAWLNLVHIDDVAQAVILAANAADPAETYLVSDTQPLRRADYYSRLAALVDAPPPVFADAAASEGSPLNKRCCSKKICEELNLQFRYPSVKEGLPHAVGIADRT from the coding sequence ATGCGACGACTGATCATCGGCTGCGGATACCTGGGAGAACGCGTGGCCCGCCGCTGGCTCGAAGCCGGCGAGACGGTCTATGCGGTGACGCGCAGCACGCAGCGTGCGGCAGAGTTCGAACAGGCTGGCATGATTCCTGTCGTGGCGGATGTCATGCAGCCGGCCGCACTCGATGCGCTTCCCGACTGCGAATGCGTCCTGCACGCAGTCGGATTCGATCGGAGCTCCAGCTACGACAAGCGGGCACTCTACGTGGAAGGCCTGAAGAACGTCCTGCAGCGACTTCCAGACTCAGTCGCGCGGCTGTTCTTCATCTCGAGCACCAGCGTCTACGGGCAGCAGGACGGCGAATGGGTCGACGAGACCTCCGCATGCGAACCCACCAGCGAAGGGGGACAGATCTGCCTCGAGGCAGAAACACTCATTCGTAAGCGCTTCGCCGGGAACGACCGATGCCGGGCGGTGATCCTGCGGCCCTCGGGGCTGTACGGTCCGGGGCGTCTGCTCGCACGAACCGAGCAGTTGCGATCCGGGGTTCCCCTGCGCGGCAACCCGGAGGCCTGGCTGAATCTTGTCCACATCGATGACGTCGCCCAGGCGGTGATTCTGGCCGCGAATGCCGCCGATCCGGCAGAGACGTATCTGGTTTCCGACACTCAGCCGCTGCGTCGTGCCGATTACTACTCAAGGCTGGCGGCACTTGTCGACGCGCCGCCGCCAGTCTTTGCGGATGCTGCCGCGAGCGAAGGCAGCCCTCTCAACAAAAGATGTTGCAGTAAAAAGATTTGCGAGGAGCTGAACCTTCAGTTCCGGTATCCGAGTGTGAAGGAAGGGCTCCCCCACGCCGTCGGCATTGCGGATCGAACATGA
- a CDS encoding serine/threonine protein kinase — protein MNFFKQLFRRKPRIEKIEIRRRFDLIGRVGQGSMSKVWRATDTLGGRMVALKVLDKAKTLRLEQRFVGLERPTEGEIAINLHHPNIVRTLEHGITSEDEQFLVMEFVEGVGLSYLVDLQNERMQKNRLWYIIQIGEALEYLHQQNWIHRDLCPRNIIVSNEDRIKLIDFGLVVPNTPPFRAPGNRTGTANYMAPELIKRLKTDQRIDIFSYAVTCFEMYTRELPWPAADSFESVLQHINQPPKDIRKLVEGIDEQVAAAIMKGLALHPDDRWPTTRRMVNDFREAAERLGQLPRTQETA, from the coding sequence ATGAACTTCTTCAAGCAGCTGTTCCGGCGGAAGCCCCGGATCGAAAAGATCGAAATCCGTCGCAGGTTTGACCTGATCGGACGGGTCGGGCAGGGGAGCATGTCGAAGGTCTGGCGGGCCACCGACACGCTCGGCGGCCGCATGGTCGCACTCAAGGTACTCGACAAGGCGAAGACGCTGCGGCTGGAACAACGCTTCGTCGGTCTGGAGAGGCCGACCGAGGGTGAGATTGCCATCAATCTGCATCACCCGAACATCGTTCGCACGCTCGAGCACGGCATTACGTCCGAGGACGAACAGTTCCTCGTGATGGAGTTCGTGGAAGGTGTCGGGCTGAGCTATCTGGTCGATCTGCAGAATGAGCGGATGCAGAAGAACCGGCTCTGGTACATCATCCAGATCGGCGAGGCCCTCGAGTACCTGCACCAGCAGAACTGGATTCACCGGGATCTCTGTCCTCGCAACATCATCGTCAGCAACGAAGACCGCATCAAACTGATCGACTTCGGCCTGGTCGTACCCAATACGCCGCCGTTTCGCGCTCCCGGAAATCGGACCGGAACCGCCAACTACATGGCGCCGGAACTGATCAAACGGCTGAAAACCGATCAGCGGATCGACATCTTCTCGTACGCGGTCACCTGCTTCGAAATGTACACGCGGGAACTTCCCTGGCCGGCGGCCGACAGCTTTGAGAGCGTGCTGCAGCACATCAATCAGCCGCCCAAGGACATCCGCAAGCTGGTCGAGGGGATTGACGAGCAGGTCGCAGCGGCGATCATGAAGGGACTCGCGCTGCACCCCGATGACCGCTGGCCCACGACGCGGCGGATGGTCAACGATTTCCGCGAGGCGGCTGAACGTCTGGGGCAGCTCCCCCGGACGCAGGAAACCGCCTGA
- a CDS encoding M24 family metallopeptidase — protein sequence MPSVLSPYEPVSSGEIRTIDLERADEVERRHRLLAEFLDLQNLDALLLRRPANFSWLTAGGSNVRSGGQEQTASLFVTPDARVVVCNAVESGQIFDREVPGLGFQLKERPWHERPETILEDLCRGRRVASDCSFAGTPNIDAGIRDFRIRLSERDRQQIRKLGRTLTTAVEATARTFDHGETENEVAGQLAHRLMRHGITPVRLQVFGDGQGYRYRHWSHGDDPIERHCVISVVGRENGLHVGVTRSICFGQPPQQIEDMHDVASLVLATGMFFTQSGWQSAETFKRVSRIYEKFGAAEEWQFADQADVLGYDLSEYPLTPAGEEVMPSGTAVFWHPSVQTVAVGETMIVHADGLEHVTRSDNWPMLSVQVKSSRVECAGILCRESDGSWKTSDH from the coding sequence ATGCCCAGTGTCCTTTCACCGTATGAACCGGTCTCGTCCGGCGAGATTCGCACAATCGATCTCGAACGGGCCGACGAAGTCGAGCGACGGCATCGACTGCTTGCCGAGTTTCTGGACCTGCAGAACCTCGATGCGCTGCTGTTGCGTCGCCCGGCGAACTTCTCCTGGTTGACAGCCGGTGGCAGCAACGTTCGCTCGGGAGGACAGGAGCAGACCGCATCGCTGTTTGTCACCCCCGATGCTCGTGTCGTCGTCTGCAATGCGGTCGAATCCGGTCAGATCTTCGATCGCGAAGTGCCCGGCCTCGGCTTTCAGTTGAAGGAACGGCCCTGGCACGAGCGGCCCGAAACGATTCTTGAAGACCTGTGTCGCGGGCGTCGCGTTGCCAGCGACTGCAGCTTCGCCGGGACCCCCAATATCGATGCAGGCATTCGCGATTTCCGCATTCGCCTGAGCGAACGGGACCGCCAGCAGATTCGCAAGCTCGGCCGCACGCTGACTACCGCCGTCGAAGCGACCGCCCGCACGTTTGACCACGGTGAGACCGAGAACGAAGTGGCCGGCCAACTGGCGCACCGGCTGATGCGGCACGGTATCACTCCCGTCCGGCTGCAGGTGTTTGGTGACGGGCAGGGATATCGCTATCGCCACTGGTCGCATGGCGACGATCCCATCGAACGTCACTGTGTGATCTCGGTCGTCGGCCGCGAGAATGGTCTGCATGTCGGCGTGACCCGCAGTATCTGTTTCGGTCAGCCTCCGCAGCAGATCGAAGACATGCACGACGTGGCCTCGCTCGTGCTGGCGACCGGCATGTTCTTCACCCAGAGTGGATGGCAGTCGGCCGAGACGTTCAAACGCGTGTCCCGCATCTACGAGAAGTTCGGTGCCGCGGAAGAATGGCAGTTCGCCGATCAGGCGGATGTCCTCGGCTACGATCTGTCCGAGTATCCGCTGACACCGGCCGGCGAAGAAGTCATGCCCTCCGGTACGGCTGTCTTCTGGCATCCTTCGGTGCAGACCGTCGCCGTCGGCGAGACCATGATCGTCCATGCCGACGGTCTCGAGCACGTGACCCGCAGCGATAACTGGCCGATGCTTTCGGTTCAGGTGAAGTCGTCGCGTGTCGAGTGCGCCGGCATCCTCTGCCGGGAGTCGGACGGAAGCTGGAAAACCTCCGACCACTGA
- the accD gene encoding acetyl-CoA carboxylase, carboxyltransferase subunit beta, which produces MSSVEPQNSTTVPEQPTRRKRGVPEGLWLRCDGCGATVFRKRVDQGQRLCPECGHHFYATISQRIEQLLDAGSFEEWCAELASVDPLGFVDKKPYRERVAAEQRKTGLREACVVGRGYLRGRPLVIGLTDSAFIMGSMGSVVGEKLTRAIEAATETKLPLVIVSGSGGGARMHEGIFSLMQMGKVSAALARFHEAGGLYISVLTNPTMGGVAASFASLGDIIIAEPKALIGFAGPRVVKATVKQPLPDDFQTSEFLLEHGFIDRIVARPQLRSEIARIIDYCGH; this is translated from the coding sequence ATGAGCTCAGTCGAGCCTCAGAATTCAACCACCGTTCCGGAGCAGCCCACGCGTAGAAAGCGGGGCGTTCCCGAAGGTTTGTGGCTGCGCTGCGACGGGTGTGGCGCAACCGTTTTTCGCAAACGGGTCGATCAGGGGCAGCGGCTCTGCCCTGAGTGTGGTCACCATTTCTACGCCACGATCTCGCAGCGCATCGAACAGCTGCTCGACGCCGGCAGCTTCGAAGAATGGTGCGCCGAACTGGCTTCCGTCGATCCGCTCGGATTCGTCGACAAGAAGCCGTACCGCGAACGGGTCGCCGCCGAACAGCGCAAGACCGGCCTCCGCGAAGCCTGCGTCGTGGGCCGCGGTTACCTGCGAGGCCGCCCGCTGGTCATCGGTCTGACCGATTCGGCCTTCATCATGGGCAGCATGGGCTCGGTGGTCGGCGAGAAGCTGACCCGGGCGATCGAAGCGGCCACCGAAACCAAGCTTCCACTGGTCATCGTCAGTGGTTCCGGCGGTGGTGCCCGCATGCACGAGGGAATCTTCTCTCTCATGCAGATGGGTAAGGTTTCTGCGGCACTGGCCCGATTTCACGAGGCGGGAGGACTGTACATTTCGGTCCTCACCAACCCCACCATGGGGGGCGTCGCAGCCAGCTTTGCCTCGCTGGGTGATATCATCATCGCCGAGCCGAAGGCGCTGATCGGCTTTGCCGGCCCCCGCGTCGTCAAGGCGACGGTCAAACAGCCGCTGCCGGACGACTTCCAGACCAGCGAATTCCTGCTCGAACACGGGTTCATCGATCGGATCGTGGCCCGTCCCCAACTGCGTAGCGAGATTGCCCGGATCATCGACTATTGCGGCCATTAG
- a CDS encoding histidine phosphatase family protein, translating into MSTTVVIRPGETDFDLEERIQGSLDIPLNSRGQVQVEEVIEQLRTAPPDVIYCSPSEPSLSTAQALGDALGVSVKKLEGLENLDLGLWQGMLLDDLRRKHPRVFKQWQDSPRSVCPPEGETCEEAFKRVSKALRKPMKRKADFAVVASEPLASMVTCVLRGTELRLLGPVCGCEDAQRVEFIGAGAVADGESPQNGSTVADPVGRTPTNGRLVQEVQHELSRASEFNHRSGAAHA; encoded by the coding sequence ATGTCAACGACCGTTGTCATTCGCCCGGGCGAAACGGATTTCGATCTCGAAGAGCGGATCCAGGGCAGCCTGGACATTCCGCTCAATTCGCGAGGTCAGGTGCAGGTCGAAGAGGTCATCGAGCAGCTGCGGACCGCGCCGCCCGATGTCATCTACTGTTCACCGTCCGAACCGTCACTGTCGACCGCGCAGGCCCTGGGGGATGCCCTGGGGGTTTCGGTCAAGAAGCTCGAGGGACTGGAGAATCTGGATCTGGGGCTGTGGCAGGGAATGCTGCTGGATGACCTGCGTCGCAAGCATCCCCGGGTCTTCAAGCAATGGCAGGACAGCCCCAGGTCGGTCTGTCCACCTGAAGGCGAAACCTGCGAAGAGGCATTCAAGCGTGTCTCGAAGGCCCTCCGCAAGCCGATGAAACGCAAGGCGGACTTCGCCGTGGTCGCGTCCGAACCGCTGGCGTCGATGGTAACCTGTGTCCTGCGAGGCACCGAGTTGCGGCTGCTGGGGCCGGTGTGCGGTTGCGAGGACGCCCAGCGGGTCGAGTTCATTGGTGCGGGGGCGGTTGCGGACGGCGAGAGCCCCCAGAACGGTTCGACGGTCGCGGATCCGGTCGGCCGGACGCCGACAAATGGTCGTTTGGTGCAAGAGGTGCAGCATGAGCTCAGTCGAGCCTCAGAATTCAACCACCGTTCCGGAGCAGCCCACGCGTAG